AGAGAATTGATCGAACAAAAACTGAATCTGGTCGTAGAAAAACTAATGAACCTTGGCGGTCCGGAAAATGAAGCTGAATTAAAAGACGGCGGAGAGGCAATCGGCTTTTTTAAGCGTGACTTTGGGATTGCAGAGTGGGACTGGCCGCAGGGAGTGGGGCTGTACGGACTTCTCAAAATGATGAAAATACAGGGAAATGATGATTATAAAACATTTCTGCACCAGTGGTTCAAAGGAAATATCGCAGATGGACTTCCGTCCAGAAATATCAATACAACAACCCCGCTTCTGACACTGGCAGAGTTAAATGAACAATATCAGGATAAAGAATTTGAAAATCTGTGTCTGGACTGGGCTTCCTGGCTGATGAACTGCATTCCGAGAACAAAAGAGGGCGGATTCCAGCATGTCACAAGTGCCAACGGTGACAGACAGGGTGTACGCTTAAATGAAAGCGAGATGTGGATCGATACTCTGTTCATGACCGTATTATTTTTGAATAAAATGGGGCAGAAATATCAGAAACAGGAGTGGATCGACGAGTCCATCCATCAGGTGCTGATGCATATCAAATATCTGTATGATACACATACCGGATTATTCTATCACGGATGGTCCTTTAACCGTATGGATAACTTCGGTGGTATTTTCTGGTGCAGAGGAAACAGCTGGTTCACACTGGGAATTCTGGACTATGTGGATATGTTCAAAGGAACACTCAATGCAGGTGTGAAAACCATCATTGTGGATACATACAAAGCACAGGTGAGAAAGCTGAAGGAACTGCAGAGTAAGAGCGGATTGTGGCATACAGTTCTGACAGACCCGGACAGCTACGAAGAAGTTTCCGGTTCTGCGGCCATCGTGGCAGGAATTCTCAAAGGAATCAAAATGGGGATCCTGGACGATTCATATCTGGAATGTGCATGGAAGGGTGTGCAGGCGATTCTGAAAAATATCGATAAAGACGGAACGGTATTAAACGTATCCGGTGGAACAGGTATGGGATATGATGCAGATCATTACAAAAACATTCTGATCGCGCCGATGGCGTATGGTCAGTCTTTGACAATTCTGGCGCTGGTAGAAGCACTGCAGCTGGCGGAGTAGAGTGCAAATAAGGACGCTGTTTTATATAAATAGCGTCCTTTTTTTACACTTTTTTATTTCATATAATAGAGTTAAATAAAGTGCGAAAGGGAGGCAGAAAATGGATAAATATTATTTGGCTGTTGACATTGGCGCATCCAGTGGCCGTCATATGCTGGCAAGTATGAAAGACGGGAAAATGCAGCTGGAAGAGGTATACCGTTTCCCGAATGGAATGACAGAAAAAAACGGGACTCTCTGCTGGGATGTAGAGCGTCTGTTTACAGAAATCAAAAACGGATTGAAAGTATGTAAAGAGTTGGGGAAAATTCCAGTATCCATGGCAATTGATACCTGGGCGGTAGACTATGTACTGCTGGATGAAAATGACAAGATTCTGGGGGATACAGCAGGTTACAGAGACAGCCGGACAAATGGAATGGATGAGAAGGTGTATGAAAAGATTCCACTGGGAGCTCTGTATGCAAGAACCGGAATCCAGAAACAGATTTTCAACACGATCTATCAGCTGATGGCGGTAAAGGAAAATTATCCGGAGCAGCTGGAACAGGCAGAATCCATGCTGATGATCCCGGATTACTTCCAGTTTTTGTTGACCGGAGTCAAGAAGATGGAATACACCAATGCGACAA
This window of the Mediterraneibacter gnavus ATCC 29149 genome carries:
- a CDS encoding glycoside hydrolase family 88/105 protein — translated: MPEKKMKNIKRELIEQKLNLVVEKLMNLGGPENEAELKDGGEAIGFFKRDFGIAEWDWPQGVGLYGLLKMMKIQGNDDYKTFLHQWFKGNIADGLPSRNINTTTPLLTLAELNEQYQDKEFENLCLDWASWLMNCIPRTKEGGFQHVTSANGDRQGVRLNESEMWIDTLFMTVLFLNKMGQKYQKQEWIDESIHQVLMHIKYLYDTHTGLFYHGWSFNRMDNFGGIFWCRGNSWFTLGILDYVDMFKGTLNAGVKTIIVDTYKAQVRKLKELQSKSGLWHTVLTDPDSYEEVSGSAAIVAGILKGIKMGILDDSYLECAWKGVQAILKNIDKDGTVLNVSGGTGMGYDADHYKNILIAPMAYGQSLTILALVEALQLAE